The DNA region GCCTGGCAGGATTCGAACCTGCGACCTACGGATTAGAAGTCCGTTGCTCTATCCATCTGAGCTACAGGCGCGTAAAAAAAACAAGTGCGCTGCATACCATATGTGCAGTTGGATGTCTACAGCAAATGTTGTAACTAAGTACTCTAATTCGTAAATTCGATGACGTATTTTATGACTGATATAATTTTCCACCGCCCATTCGCTTCGCTCATTCGAGACACGGAGGGCACAGAGGTATTTTTCTTTTTTCTTTTCGCTGACCCCGCTTTCAGCGGGACAGGGAGGGCGAAAAGAAATAAACCCCAAACCTTTCGGTTAGGGTTTATGCCAACAGCTTGCCAATGGCATGAAGGTTTGCATTTGCCGGTTTTAATCCCGTTAAACTTAGCGGGGCGTCTCAGCGGCAAATGCAAAATAATAATTCTCACTGCGGTCTCAGCGTCTTTGCGGTGATTGTAAAATAACCAAATGATAATACGAGACCGTATTTAAGAATACGTGAACTAAGTTTAAATATTAGCATGAACAAAGACAAAAAAAAACAAAAACCTTTTCAGGACATCGATGACGCCGACGAAAATGTGAATGACATTAAAACGCCGGCTCATTCCTCTCCGGATACAGCACTTGTAAAGTATGACCCGCTTCAGCGATACCTGATGGAAATCAGCAAATACAAGCTTCTTACCAGGGAACAGGAAATAAAACTCGGCAAAAGAGTTCAGGAAGAAGGCGATACTGAAGCTGCCTATGTCCTGGTGACCGCCAATCTCAGGCTTGTGGTAAAGATCGCTCTCGAATTCCAGAGAGTTTGGATGCAGAATCTTTTAGACCTGATTCAGGAAGGCAATATCGGACTCATGCAGGCGGTTATGAAATTTGATCCTTATAAAAACGTCAAGTTTTCATATTATGCCTCATTCTGGATAAAGGCCTACATTCTCAAATTCATTATGGATAACTGGCGTCTTGTGAAAATCGGAACGACCCAGGGGCAGCGGAAACTTTTTTTTAAGCTTAAGAAGGAAAAGCAGAATCTCATTGATCAGGGTTTTGATCCCAAACCAAAACTTCTTTCCGAAAGGCTGGGTGTCTCTGAGCGAGAAATTGTGGATATGGATCAGCGGCTTGATGGGTGGGATGTTTCCTTGGATGCGCCCTTAAAGGAGGATTCAAATACGGAAAGGATAGAATTTTTAGAAACCGGGATTGAATCAACAGAAGACCGGGTGGCAAAAAAGGAGATGGTAACGCTTCTCCATAACAAAATTGCCGAGTTCAAAAAAAACATGACCTCCAGAGAACTTGAAATATTCGAACAACGTATTTTTTCGGATAATCCGGCTACATTACAGGAAATCGGGGACCGTTACGGGATTTCGCGGGAACGTGTCCGCCAGGTGGAAAAAAATATTATAAAGAAGATGAGAGAATTCTTCAAGGGTGAAATCCCCGATTTTGAAACTTACGAGGTCGTAGGAATGCCCGAATAAAATCGCCTAAAGCGATAAAATCGTAATACGATTTTATTTAAAGGATAAAATAAATCAATGAAAACCACTTTACTAAAACTGACCATTGGGTTTATGGTCATTTTCTTTTTTTTAAGTTGCGCTTCTTATCACAAGACAGTCCCGGCAGCCTCGGAAAAACCGGATGATGCCGCCGTCGCCACTGATGAATCAGAAAGCCGGTATTATTACTTCACGGAGTCGCAGTTTTACAGAAAAAAGGGCGACCTGGATAAAGCGATTCAATATCTCAAAGAGGCCGTTGAAAGAGATCCGGAGTCTTCGTATCTGCAAAAAGAACTGGCCCTGCTTTATTTGCAGCAGAAAGATCATTTAAAAGCTTTAGCCGTTGTAGAACAGATATTGCAAAAGGATTCCGAATACGTTCAAGCACTGATCATATACGGTCGAATAAAGCAGAGCATGAAGCAGTTGGATGATGCCAAAAAGGCTTATGAAAAAATTATCGCCGTTGACCCTAAGCAGCAAAATATTTATCTGGTTCTAGGGAGCTTATATATGGAAGAGGGCGATATGGATGGGGCTCTGAAGACATATGAACAACTGATTCAAACCTTTCCCGGCGCTTATGCCGGGTATTTCTTTATTGGAAAAATTTATGCTGCCCAGGGTAAGATGCTCGAGGCTGAGAATAAATTTCTACAGACTTTGGAAATTGAGCCGGATTTAGATGAACCGCGTTTTGAACTGTTAAATATTTACAAAATTCAAGGTAAAGAAGATCAAATTTTTCAATTGTATAACGAAATTTTGGGAAAGAACCCCCAAAACGTTATTGCCGCCCTGGAACTGGGTAATTATTATTACAAAAAGGGAATGGTAAAGGATGCAGAAGCGATCTTTAAGGAGCTTGGGGAAAGGAGCCTGACGGAAAAGGAAGTTCTCAGAACGGTTGCTCAGATCTATTTGGATCAAAAGGAATATGATGCCGCCATCACGGCCCTTCAAGGGATGTTAAAGGGTGCTCCTGACAGTTCGGATCTGCACTTTGTCACCGGCATTGCCTTTGACGGGAAAAAAGATATTGATATGGCTGTCATGCACTTTAAAAAGGTGACGCCGGATTCCAGGTTCTATAAAGAGTCGTTAAT from Candidatus Desulfatibia profunda includes:
- a CDS encoding tetratricopeptide repeat protein, whose product is MKTTLLKLTIGFMVIFFFLSCASYHKTVPAASEKPDDAAVATDESESRYYYFTESQFYRKKGDLDKAIQYLKEAVERDPESSYLQKELALLYLQQKDHLKALAVVEQILQKDSEYVQALIIYGRIKQSMKQLDDAKKAYEKIIAVDPKQQNIYLVLGSLYMEEGDMDGALKTYEQLIQTFPGAYAGYFFIGKIYAAQGKMLEAENKFLQTLEIEPDLDEPRFELLNIYKIQGKEDQIFQLYNEILGKNPQNVIAALELGNYYYKKGMVKDAEAIFKELGERSLTEKEVLRTVAQIYLDQKEYDAAITALQGMLKGAPDSSDLHFVTGIAFDGKKDIDMAVMHFKKVTPDSRFYKESLIHVAFLYQEQKKNQEAIDFLNTAMQKLPGDYELMLYLGSFYEETKEFEKAEAILKKGLELDSENTKLHFRLGVVYDKWGRKGDSIEKMKTVIHLDPNHANALNYLGYTYAELGQNLDEAESLIKEALKQKPDDGYITDSLGWVYFKKGLFNQAVKLLEKAVSLEPDDPIILEHLGDAYLKINEKTKALQIYKRSLLHKENDKAALEKKIIELNGKNSNPDNRE
- a CDS encoding RNA polymerase factor sigma-32 encodes the protein MNKDKKKQKPFQDIDDADENVNDIKTPAHSSPDTALVKYDPLQRYLMEISKYKLLTREQEIKLGKRVQEEGDTEAAYVLVTANLRLVVKIALEFQRVWMQNLLDLIQEGNIGLMQAVMKFDPYKNVKFSYYASFWIKAYILKFIMDNWRLVKIGTTQGQRKLFFKLKKEKQNLIDQGFDPKPKLLSERLGVSEREIVDMDQRLDGWDVSLDAPLKEDSNTERIEFLETGIESTEDRVAKKEMVTLLHNKIAEFKKNMTSRELEIFEQRIFSDNPATLQEIGDRYGISRERVRQVEKNIIKKMREFFKGEIPDFETYEVVGMPE